Proteins from one Ipomoea triloba cultivar NCNSP0323 chromosome 1, ASM357664v1 genomic window:
- the LOC116017912 gene encoding calcyclin-binding protein, which yields MAAADGVEGLALDLDELKHLQSVAKRPRVLSLISSEIQKLEKLSKDATSVSPVPTPISTAPKVISNPALSYSTVASFSWDQDNDKLKIYISLEGVDQEKMETDFKPMSVDVKFHDVQGKNYRFSLSKLNKEIVPEKCKVMVKPTRVTFTLPKASKGSWLDLLYKEDKFKPSVEKEKDPMAGIMDLMKNMYDEGDEEMKRTIAKAWSDARSGKSADPLKGYN from the exons ATGGCTGCAGCTGACGGAGTGGAAGGGTTGGCTTTGGACTTGGATGAACTGAAGCATCTTCAGAGCGTTGCAAAGAGGCCTCGCGTTCTCTCTCTCATTTCCTCTGAAATTCAAAAGTTGGAGAAG CTGTCAAAAGATGCAACATCTGTTTCTCCTGTACCAACTCCAATTTCAACTGCACCAAAGGTTATATCTAATCCGGCACTGAGTTATTCAACAGTTGCATCGTTTAGCTGGGATCAGGACAATGACAAACTGAAG ATTTATATCTCCTTGGAAGGAGTTGATCAGGAGAAAATGGAGACCGACTTTAAACCAATGTCTGTTGATGTGAAATTCCATGATGTGCAAGGCAAGAACTACCGCTTTTCCTTATCAAAGTTGAACAAGGAGATAGTTCCTGAGAAATGTAAAGTAATGGTGAAGCCCACAAGGGTCACATTCACCTTGCCAAAAGCTTCTAAAGGGAGCTGGTTAGATTTGCTCTACAAAGAGGACAAG TTTAAGCCCAgtgttgaaaaagaaaaggatccCATGGCTGGAATAATGGATTTGATGAAG AATATGTACGACGAGGGTGATGAAGAGATGAAACGCACCATTGCAAAAGCGTGGTCAGATGCTAGATCTGGCAAATCAGCTGATCCACTCAAGGGTTACAATTGA